The Arachis ipaensis cultivar K30076 chromosome B05, Araip1.1, whole genome shotgun sequence nucleotide sequence TTTTGTTTTCCAGATTTTAGGGTTACTAGGCTTATGTTGGGATTAAAactccttttttattttaatggcaCCCCAAGAATCACATCGTTATAAGTATGCATATATAGATTTAATTTGTTAAGTATAATGAACCGTTTATAATgtatttgaaaattcatgcagGAATTTATCTTCAAGAGGACTCACTGGACACATAGCAGTTTATATCTCCAAGCTTATTGAGTTAGAGTCCTTGTGAGTGACTCGAATGCAAATTCGTTgaatttttgtatgttttttccTATCCTCCACTTGGATTGTAGTGATTTGAGTTTGTTGTGTTAGGGATTTATCAAATAATAGCTTAATTGGGGAGATACCTGTTTTTCTGGTAGAAAATCTACCATTGCTTAGAGTCCTGTAAGTTTATTTCATACTCTCTgcattaatataaattattgattttgttgttacaaaaaaataaagaagcatTTTCTTTTGTAGAAACTTGCAGAATAACAACCCACATGTCTAATTCCAAATGCACTTCTCCAAAAGTCAAGTGAAGGTGTACTATCACTTAGGTATGTATCTTACTCTTATTTAATTTGATACCCTGAATCAGCAATACCTGTTATTTACATAGTTACATGAATTTCTACAATTATGTAGTATCACATATCAATTTCAGCATACTAGAACGTCACGGGTATACTTTTcacataaaatattttacatgtaGCGAATGTACTAAAATGTATTACCTTCCATGTAACTATTATTTTCTTGATTTCATTATTTCTCTTTTATCTTATACACATACATACAACTTTAAATCATGACACATGGAAACTTGAAAGTAAGAACCTTCATAGAGATTACAAACTAAATGTAGTTTTTTACTTTAACTTTATTCTTGTTACTGAATGATGCTAGGTTGGGGCAAAATCCAAATCTATGTGAATCTGGTCCTTGTGACCAACAGACAAAAGATAAAAGCaaggaaaataatccaattatttatatattagcATCTGTTTCTGCATTTTTGATGCTCCTACTGGTAGTTCTTGCAGCAGTTATCATCATTTACATTAAAAAGAGAAAGCTAAAAGGTAGAAAAAACAATACTTCAAACTACAATTTACAGTCCTCTAAGTACAATTAACCATGACACACATTTTGACCTTAAAATTAGATGATGTCTACATTCATATGGAATCTGGTGATCCTTTGAAATCCAAGCGCCGACAATATTCATTCGATGAAGTTGTTTACATGACCAATAACTTTGAGAGAGTCCTCGGTAGAGGTGAATTTGGAACAGTTTACTATGGCATTATTGATGATATTCCAATAGCTGTCAAGATTCTTTTGCAATCATCAGCACAAGGATATCAGAAATTTCTTGCAGAGgtaaatttgataataaaaatgtTGGTTATCTAATATTTCTTGAATCTCaatacaaaatattcaataagtataaAAACAAAGGTAAATTCTACTCTACCCTTCCTATAATAACATGTATATTACCCTCTATGACATGTCATCCTTTAATTGGTTGCTATGTTAACTATGGTTAAACTATTGGTAATTAAATTATAGCCCAAAGTGGGTAATTATATAATTTACTAAAATAGTAAAAATTCAATCTTTGATTCTTTCCCAAATTCAGATGACGTAAATGCTTTGATCTCATTGGTTTTTTTGAAGGACTTGCAAGTTGTCCACCAGCAAGTACGAGATTCTGATAATGCGTTTAAGCGACACAGCAGGGACAATGTATATGGTTTGGTTTACTTTGGTAAGTTATTGTGCCTACTAGAGTTTATTTTCCTTTGATTTCTGCTTATTTGGTATATTGATGATTAGTTCCTATGCTAAATAGAAAATTATGCAAACCCTTTTAGAATATGATGAATAGAAGTCACTTTTTAAGCAAAATGAAAGTTAGATATGGTATTGAAGTCCATGATTAGTGCATCCCTTtgatttaaattctaattttgttAGGACTTAATGGGTTGCATTGGTTAAACACTAATAACTATTTTATGTATGCGTTTTGATCTTTTAAGGAAATATGATATGAATATGATAAGGGTATTATGGGCAATTAGGAGGTACATTGTTAGTGAGTGAGAATTATAGGAATAtgtatgcaaaatgataattgatatcatcaagcattcattcattgcTAAATTCAATGACATGAAAACCATTACATATTCTGAGTTCCTTGAAGACCTCTATAAACAGGTATTTTTATCTGATTTTATGTGCATTTCATCCATGCACTATTATTAGTTgtttattctaattaaaaaggCATTAAACAGCTGGTTGTGCATGGTTAATTTGCATATGTTTCAAATCTCTCACGGGGTATCTTGAATTTGAGTGGCTTTATGAGCAATAATACATTGAAAATACCACAGCCTTCcataattcaatttttaaattcctTTTGTGATTATCTGTTGTAAACTTGTAATATATTTTCCTTTACTGCGATATCGAATCCAATATGGTTTTATATGCCTTTTGTATTCCTTTATAGCAATATGGTTCAATCTCTCTAAATAACTTGGTCATTTTTCTTCTCAATTGATTGTGTCCCTTTGATTTCTTTCATTATTGTTTCTTTGATTTATAGTTTAATTCCAGTAAGTTCAGTTTATAAGTGAACACTTTTACCATATTTCaccaaaaaacaagaaaagaaaaagagaacaaGAATACTTTTACCATATAGAAgggttttttttaatataaataggcATTTGCACATGGTGTATCCTGTTGGAAAGCAAGAATATGCTATTTAGTTGACACTTGAAAAAGCCAACTATTACTGCATAAAGAATGATGTATAATTATGCaactttaaataaaattttaaataaaattccaaGAGCTGCCGAAATTAGGAGAATTGTAATGTTTTAGTGACTTTCCAAGAAATGAATATGCAAAAttagttctttttttttccttaagaGATATATATTAGAGCTATGGGGTGCTGTAGGGCATGGCAATTTAAGGTTTCTGCATATTTCAGTGGCAAAATTAAATTATTGAAGGACAAGTCATGTGTGTCTGATCGAGCATGCTATTGGCTAGGTTTTCTTTCTTATTCAGAAAAATGTCAAAACCAAGCACCCTTAGTTGCTGTATGAATCAAAACTAATCACCCTCTGTAGGTGTATATCATTGACTTTGGTATTGCTAAGAAATACAGGGACATTTCTACACAGCAGCATATTCCTTACAGGTCTCCTTTTTTTACAATCATtcttactttttatttattttatttgattttatgtacCATGGTTAGAAGGTTCAACATGAAATTATTTTGGAACTCAACCCGGACTCTTCGTTACTTGTAGATGCACAAACTGGGATATCGGGACTAGGACTTGATGTTTTCACTTGATCAGTATAATCCGATTTAGCTGCTGAGGTTGGTGTTGTTCCACCACCAATGTTCCTATCTTTTTCCATCTTCTGTTGATTTTTCACACTATCATGTCTTTTGCGCTGATCACAAACCAAACATCACCTTCTATTACAAAAGCATAAAAATAACATAGTTTATAAATCCAAAACACAATATGCCAAATCAGCATACAACAAATATCTAGACATAGTTATAGTATGAGATACCTTAGTAAGGATGTCAAGATGGCTGCTGATATTCTTTTCTGTATCATCATCTACCGTCTCCTTTGGGATTCTACCAGGAAGATTAGGACAACTTTTGTTGTAGTGTCCTGTCACACCGCAGTTTGAGCACCTTCTCTGTTGCTTaaattttgagtttttcttgGGGGCTTCCTTACTCTTCACTACCAATAGGTCAACAACGTAGTCATCGTCTAAGTTACCATTGCGTGGATTTTCACCTCGCTTTTGGAGTTTTGTAATTGTGTTGACAACAACATTTATTGCTTCGACAAAATCACTTGAGTTCTTACATGCAACATCCATCAACCTAGAACACTCAGCACCCAACACACCCAAACGACACTTTAGTACCTTATCAGAATCACTTGGATCATCGACGTTTGACTTCATGAAGTCACTCTTGGCATTCTTCGTCCAACGCTTGCACACTAAGCGTTCTGGAATAACTTCAACATGTTGGTGCTTTAGGCAGGCGAATATGTGCATGCAGGGAATTCCGCTATTTTCGAACCACAGACACTCGCAACGAAGCATCCCCCCAACTCTGTCAAACTCAACGACATGATCAATATCTGGCAATCCAAAACTGTTACACTTGAAGTATAGTTTTCCACCATCCTGAATTACCAACTCTATATTCATTGCACAAGCACCCTCAATTTCCTTCCTGACCTCCCGGAACATGTTACGAGTGAAATTCTTTGCAGCAAAATCTTCAAGTGTCGGCAAAGAAGTCACAAGTACTGGATCGGTATATTTACTATTGAACTCTGCGACTCTTTCATTGTTCCTGTAATGGCTAACCACGGTCTCCATGTTATTGATAAATTCAAGAAGGATATCTTTCTTTCTCACATATGCTTTTATTAGAGAGTTAATCCCTTCACACTGGGATGTTATCCTGATTCGCCCAAAAAATTGGTCCCTCAAATATGCAAGAGCCCGTAGATTCCTCAACTCATAGGTTTGGATGACCCAAGAGTTGCTTGATAAGTTATACCTGGCCACCATGTCTTCCCACATGACCTGAAACTCTTCAACACTCACATTGGCATAAATCAATTTCTTGAAGTCATTTAGAAATCCACTGTTCTTAACCTTCTCGCATGCATTCCTATGTAAGTGCCATGCACATAGTCGATGTGTTGCATAAGGAAAGACCTGTTTAATTGCTTTTCTCATTGAAAGATCTCCGTCGGTGACAACTGCCGTAGGGTGTTTACTCCCCATTGCTTCCAAAAAAGTTTCCAAGAGCCACTTGTATGAACCAATATCCTCATTAACAAGAAGACCACAACCAAATACGACGGTCTGCCCATGATGATTGCTACCAGAAAATATCACAAGTGGTTTATTGTAGACATTTCTATTGTAAGTCGAATCAAATGTCAAGACATCCCCAAAGCACTTATAATCAATACGGCTAGTCCCATCAGCCCATAACAAATTTTCTAATCGATTCTCATTACTTAATGTGTACTTGCCAAAGAAATAAGAATCATACCCAGCTTTACCTCTCAGGTAGCTTATTGCAGCATTTGCATCACCACCCTTCACCTTTTCCTTCCTATGTTGAGTAATGAGGTTGTACATATCTTTTTGGTTGAATGACAAGTTCGCATATCCACCTTTTTGAGCAGCCAAGTATCCCAAGATGTGACAGGTCCTGATGCCTATGTCGTGCAAATTCTTTGCCTGAGCTTTATCCGAGACACTGAATGTGCGATACTCAGGCATCATGCTAACGTCGAGTGGAGCAACTAATTCATGAGAGTGCTCTTCGTAGAACGAAACAACCTTCCATTTCTGAATTTTTGTATCTAATATTGCACGAATTCTTGCCTGGCAACAACTTCGAGTTAGGGGTCGGTGGTCCCTGATTCTTTCGTCCTTTTCAACCTCTTCCTTTCTTGAGCCCACCCGATTGCAACCAATTTGGCGCATAATTACGGAACCATCGCTATCGCGTCTGACTTCATCCAACCTCACAGCGAAATCGTGTATCATTGCATAAGTCTTGTAGAATCAATAAACAGCTTCCTCATCTGTAAACTAAAGTTGCATGATATTTTCTCGTGACAGCTCTGCTATTCTCTTATCTTAAGGTCTATCTTCATCAGCCTCTGAATCGTCGTCTAAAAAGTCTAAATCGTCTCCTCTTAGGAACTCCTCATCGGAGTCTATTCCAAAAAAATCGCTATCCGACGGCTCCATCTCCCAAAAACGAACATACACCTAcaatttataaaaaaacaaacacaTCACCACACAATTAATATTTCACAGATATGTAGACTACAAAAATTACCACTAATTCACATAAAATACAGCAATACCTTTAAAgaactaaaaaattttaatacaaTCCATCCaattgtatttatttttatgtccCTCATTTGGTTGACTAGATTCTTTGTATCTTAAAGACCTAAGCAGAACAACATATATttggattattttttttaaaaaaaatgagcaTCAATGATTTCATCACTTTAGAATTTCATTTGTGATGGTCTGTACGAAGTAGAAATGACATTCTTACCAAAATTGAGGTGGCTGCGGTGGTTGGAGTGGCTGCGGGCTGCGGGCGACGGGGCTGGGTCAATGGGTGTGTAGAGCTTGACTtgcttttttctttcaatttcagagaGGAATGGGGCTGAGGTGCATTGAGTTTctgtaaaatgataaaaaaaaaatataactttaCTTTTTTAATGCTTATAGAAATTATATATTCATCCctcttataaaaatatttaattataaaattgtcCTACTTTAGTTAAGATATTAACTCTTATTGGGTTAAATTAACTCAAATTAAAACTAAACATCCATAATAATTAGCATTAAATCATATCCAGATTCAACAAGTATAGCATTTAGTTCGGTCACTACAAGTAACTACATTATCCCATAATACATCACTAACCAATGATAAACTGTTATTTAGAATATCCAATAATTATGTGCATTTATTTCATCCAAGCCTATATAAATCAGACTTCAGTTCCCTCCTTTGTTCTTTCCTAGTATAAACAATTCGATCGAGTCCTCAATAAATCTATGTTCTACACCTTTCAAATAAGAGACAATAGAGTATCAATTTAAGACGCATCCATGTCCCAGGTTTTTCTCACCTTTCTTTATCTTTAATAGCATTTCTTTTCTCAGTAAGAGCATAAGTAAAACTACATTAAATACAATAAATCAGAGGAATAAAAAAGTCAAAATAATGTCATAGTCCGTACTCCATATAATATCCTCACTGCATGAATATAATAGGATGTCTAGTTAAAAATGTGTACTATAATATCTGTGCCCAAGATTCAGAAAAGAGTTCATATAGTTGCAATTTTCAAGATCTCATCCTCTAACATGCAAGATGATTATTAGGTATCCATAACATCAGCTAGTAACAAGAAGAGTATGGTATTCTTATGTCTAATACAGTTCAAACTCTTACCAAATCTTACTCTCTGCATTTCTGGAAAAAGTTTACTCTATATCAAGTAACGAATTCATATATACTGGATTAAactgcaaaaataaaaaaaaccacgTGCACAAGCACCATTCCTAAAGGACGTAATGTATACATTCTAACCTAATAAATGCATCCATGACCAATTATACGACTTAATCTCATGACCTTAAGGTCATACAAAGATAACTCAACCATTGCTCCAAGACTTCTCTTTTATCAAACTGCAAATAATTGAAGATAAATTTCAAACCAGCATAAAAGGGAGGATagatatttcaaaaataaaattccaAAAAATGAGATacatagaatttcacaattataACTATTTTATTCAGAATAAAGAATATGTAACTACTTTATTGAGACAGAGAATTACCTTGTAAAAGGAATCAACCGAATGTATCAGTGAAATAGGAGCAACAAGTATACCAAATCAACTACTTAGATACTgcaaaaacaatttaaaaaaaaagataaaaatagtttAGTATGAACATTAGCAAATGAAAACTTTAATTTTGAATAACAAAATGCAACAAAAGGCACAATtatcaaaaattaaaatgttCCCTTTATTTTAACTTCAACTATCAAAGAGAGGTTGAACTCAATTTAAATACAAAACTGTGACAGTGAGACGAACATTACATCTTAGGCATCACAAGAGAAAATCAATATCAATGGCACGCTATTATTATCTTTACAGTATGCTTATTAGTCAAATAAAAAATACCGCATCTTAAGCATGTAACTGATATTTTGTTATTAATTAGTAGGACATGATAATATGATTtttactactaataataataataattgtgagTGGTTGTGGCACTGACTCGTATATATAGATGGCAAGGTTTTCTATGCAGCTTTCAAGAAGAGTTCCATTATATGGACTTgtcaaaataatttaaaactgactatctctattttttttattcacaATTTAaccttctatattttttttattctataaaGGAATTTAGCACCTAATTTTTCTTAATCTATTCCCACAAATCAAATCTGCAACACCGAATTCTACCTCACAGGTCACGGAAAATTCATCTGTTGGTATAAGAATAGTAAGAAAAACCATTTTTACCCGTCTAAAATATGATATGTCTAGAggaggaaaaaggaaaaaaaaaacataatttataaaaattgaaAGCTTTAAATTCCTAAAGATTAGATTTGCTTCAAATTTTCTCATAAGATTTTAATTGGGAACTGAGGAAGGTCCAAGTTAATGAAGTATGAAGCATTCTCTGTTTCAAATGAACTTGGAATCGCTAAATATAATTTCATCTTTCAACAAGCCAAATATCAAATTGGGAAAATTCAATAACACTAACAAATTACTAAGCTCAATTATATGCTATCAAATTGTTACCTTTGCATAGAAGTACAGCTGCAACTACGAACGCCaatagcagcagcagcaacaccAATGCGAATAGCAGGGGCACAACTGCGATTAACACCAGCAATCAACCAATATGTGTGATCAATTTTAGGAGTTGTCTACAGACAAAGCAAGCACCAATAATTAATATTCGAAACTACTCATTATCTAACATAATTGTTATGTCTTTTGATAAGCTATAATTGAAAATTAGTTTAAAATTTTATCATATAAGACCTATATGGCTATATTAATTAGTATAGTCCATAAAATCACATAATATTATCATGTGTTATTTTCATCTTATATGGATATGACAAAACGTAAGCATTGAAATGGAAGCCCATAAAGTTAATTTAAGCCACTAAATCAATTTTATAACTCTTATAAATTTCAACTGCAATTGGCTATATATTGAATTTGCAGTGTATTAATGGTGAAGCTAAGTGACACAATCTGAAGCAAGAAGTTGCTGGAAGAAAATCCATATGTTAAAAGAGTTTTGGTAGTTTAGCATCATATTCATATAAATAGATTATGCCATTTGTGATTGAAACTGTTTTCTATTTCTCTTGAATGATGTTCAAGGATTTTCCAATGTCATTGTGTCTTAATTAAGTGATAGCAACAAAAAAATATAAGTTGACTACAATTAAAATGCTAGCAATTTTGGATCTCCTCATTTagtcaattaattaatcaaaatgaGAAAAGAGCAAAGTAGTATATTGGTGATGGTAGTGTGAGAAGTGAGAAGACAAGCGAGTTGGGTAAGAAAAGTAGTGAATATATTTTATGTTTCCTATGGGAAGGAATAACCAACTCTGGTCCAAATTGTTCAGCCACAATAATTGATTCAGCAAGAACTGGCAACAGCTATGGCAAGATACCCAAATTAAATTAACTAAACTATTTTATGCTTGTAATTAATTAATGTCTCTACTTGTATGCAGAAAGAGAttgaaaattacaaaaattgcTACATCAAAactaatgaaattaaaaataaatttggaaACAAAATTTCATAGTATTGTGATACAAAATAACTAGACCAGAACATAGTAGGATTCAAACCAAACAAAGTTATTTTGAAACAGGAAACCAAGTCGTGCATGAAACTAATCAATACTGCTATATACAATGCTTTCAAATGCTTTGATTTCAAATAGATTGAACAAACTAAATTATCAAGACCCTCCAACCACTCTTGTCAACTTTAATTAGCCAAATACCAGTGAAATGGACACaaagaaataagaaaataaaagccaTATATGTTTGAGTATATTCTACtaagtttcttttaaaactaTGCCCAATTATTACAGCACTATTATCCA carries:
- the LOC107641230 gene encoding protein FAR1-RELATED SEQUENCE 5-like, whose product is MIHDFAVRLDEVRRDSDGSVIMRQIGCNRVGSRKEEVEKDERIRDHRPLTRSCCQARIRAILDTKIQKWKVVSFYEEHSHELVAPLDVSMMPEYRTFSVSDKAQAKNLHDIGIRTCHILGYLAAQKGGYANLSFNQKDMYNLITQHRKEKVKGGDANAAISYLRGKAGYDSYFFGKYTLSNENRLENLLWADGTSRIDYKCFGDVLTFDSTYNRNVYNKPLVIFSGSNHHGQTVVFGCGLLVNEDIGSYKWLLETFLEAMGSKHPTAVVTDGDLSMRKAIKQVFPYATHRLCAWHLHRNACEKVKNSGFLNDFKKLIYANVSVEEFQVMWEDMVARYNLSSNSWVIQTYELRNLRALAYLRDQFFGRIRITSQCEGINSLIKAYVRKKDILLEFINNMETVVSHYRNNERVAEFNSKYTDPVLVTSLPTLEDFAAKNFTRNMFREVRKEIEGACAMNIELVIQDGGKLYFKCNSFGLPDIDHVVEFDRVGGMLRCECLWFENSGIPCMHIFACLKHQHVEVIPERLVCKRWTKNAKSDFMKSNVDDPSDSDKVLKCRLGVLGAECSRLMDVACKNSSDFVEAINVVVNTITKLQKRGENPRNGNLDDDYVVDLLVVKSKEAPKKNSKFKQQRRCSNCGVTGHYNKSCPNLPGRIPKETVDDDTEKNISSHLDILTKRKRHDSVKNQQKMEKDRNIGGGTTPTSAAKSDYTDQVKTSSPSPDIPVCASTSNEESGLSSKIISC